In the Hordeum vulgare subsp. vulgare chromosome 7H, MorexV3_pseudomolecules_assembly, whole genome shotgun sequence genome, one interval contains:
- the LOC123413180 gene encoding probable glutathione S-transferase GSTF1 — MAPVKVFGPAGSTNVARVLVCLEEVGAEYELVDIDFPGKGHKRPDHLARNPFGQVPALQDGDLVLFESRAIAKYVLRKYKSEQVDLLREGSLEEAAMVDIWTEVETHQYHPALSPIVLECFIYPTLRGLLTNQRIVDESLEKAKKVLEIYEAHLSKHKYLAGDFVSFADLNHFACTFYLMDATPYASLFDSYPHVKAWWEDLMSRPSMKKLGASMTTRV; from the exons ATGGCGCCGGTGAAGGTGTTCGGGCCGGCGGGGTCGACGAACGTGGCGAGGGTGCTGGTGTGCCTGGAGGAGGTGGGCGCAGAGTACGAGCTTGTCGACATCGACTTCCCCGGCAAGGGGCATAAGCGCCCTGACCACCTCGCCAGGAAT CCGTTTGGGCAAGTCCCAGCTTTACAAGATGGCGATCtcgtcctcttcg AGTCACGTGCCATTGCAAAGTACGTGCTTCGTAAATACAAGTCGGAGCAAGTGGATTTGTTGAGGGAGGGTAGTCTGGAGGAAGCTGCCATGGTAGACATATGGACAGAGGTCGAAACACACCAATACCACCCGGCCCTCTCACCGATCGTGCTGGAGTGCTTCATATACCCGACCTTACGGGGTCTTCTCACAAATCAAAGGATTGTGGATGAAAGCCTGGAGAAGGCAAAGAAGGTTCTAGAAATCTACGAAGCCCACCTGTCCAAACACAAGTATTTAGCCGGTGATTTCGTCAGCTTTGCAGATCTGAACCATTTTGCGTGTACTTTCTACCTCATGGATGCGACGCCATATGCGTCTCTGTTCGACTCGTACCCTCATGTGAAAGCGTGGTGGGAGGATTTGATGTCCAGGCCGTCCATGAAGAAGCTTGGTGCAAGCATGACCACGAGGGTTTAG